In Stigmatopora argus isolate UIUO_Sarg chromosome 10, RoL_Sarg_1.0, whole genome shotgun sequence, the following proteins share a genomic window:
- the gucy2f gene encoding retinal guanylyl cyclase 2 isoform X1, with product MFFRDYPAVKQAHHYLNLKAGTMNHFQPVWEHSHPTAVIIKSRHTLLAPPFCNFLLWLLLGLLTFPGCVHCLAFKVGILGPWNCDPIFYKTLPAAAARLATYRINGDLSLNLGLKMDFVILQEPCETSKALTEFINYENMADAFVGPTNPGYCTAASLLAKNWDKPIFSHGCVNFELDSITAFPTFSRTVPFPSEVLFTVLKHFHWANMVVVSSNEDIWIDTAERVASAMRKKGLPVALVTSVGLNETEIESTLRRIRDAGEIRVIIMCMHSVLLGGEHQATFLIKAQQMGLTSGKYVFVPYDALHYSLPYNAPYFALQNNSRLSEAYDAVLTITIVSDGVSFTEAYTAVKESGEVALSAPAEEVNPLFGTIYNGIYLLAKSIHKTRKAAMPLSGSNLAYFTKNITFSGFNQKVQVDNRGEIQTSYVILDTSEGGSQLYPTYVVDLKSKRLRFAGRSISFPGGSPPPSDSSCWFVQSVLCKGGVEVTYIIVVFAVTLALVITGLIISLYVRRRLQQIQLIKGPNRVLLTLEDLTFINPQTSKRKITLEDMSESKSALEEKSADRSHSVNSIHTATHETTNVAIFEGDWVWLKKFEDGHFKELKQSSTKIFTKMKDLRNENVNPFLGFFTESSMFAVVTEHCSRGSLQDLLRNDDVKLDWMFKSSLVLDLIKGMKYLHHRDFPHGRLKSRNCVVDGRFVLKITDYGFNELLESQKAPAEKPPPEDLFWTAPEILRDLTSSRKGTYKGDVYSFSIILQEVVARGAPYCMLGLPPEEIIRKVKKPPPMCRPTVSPDQAPLECIQLMKQCWGELPDRRPNFDEIFDRFKIINKGKKTNIIDSMLRMLEQYSSNLEDLIRERTEELEAEKHRTEKLLSEMLPPSVAEALKTGATVEPEYFDQVTIYFSDIVGFTTISSLSDPIEVVDLLNDLYTLFDAVLSNHDVYKVETIGDAYMVASGLPKRNGNKHAAEVANMSLNILSSVGTFRMRHMPDVPVRIRIGIHSGPCVAGVVGLTMPRYCLFGDTVNTASRMESTGLPYRIHVNLSTVNILRSLKEGYKIECRGKTELKGKGIEETYWLVGKSDFAKPLPKPPEIKPGVNWQEMVTNEIKTLFHKANRPMDIQKKIAKEGKM from the exons ATGTTTTTTAGAGACTATCCTGCAGTGAAGCAAGCACATCACTACCTCAATCTCAAAGCTGGGACAATGAATCATTTTCAACCTGTATGGGAGCACAGCCATCCAACTGCGGTTATAATAAAAAGCAGGCATACACTTCTGGCACCACCTTTTTGTAACTTTCTTCTATGGCTCTTGCTGGGATTATTGACGTTCCCTGGCTGTGTCCACTGTCTGGCATTCAAAGTGGGCATTCTGGGGCCTTGGAACTGCGACCCGATCTTCTACAAGACGTTGCCGGCTGCCGCCGCAAGGCTGGCGACATACAGGATTAACGGAGACCTCAGTTTAAATTTAGGTCTGAAGAtggattttgtcattttacaagagCCTTGTGAAACTTCTAAAGCTCTTACTGAATTTATAAACTATGAGAATATGGCAGATGCATTCGTGGGACCAACGAATCCGGGATATTGTACTGCAGCATCACTGTTGGCAAAGAACTGGGACAAGCCCATCTTCTCTCACGGCTGCGTCAATTTTGAGCTGGACAGCATTACTGCGTTCCCAACATTTTCCAGGACCGTACCATTTCCTTCTGAGGTTCTTTTCACGGTGCTGAAGCACTTCCACTGGGCTAACATGGTGGTGGTGTCCTCCAATGAGGACATCTGGATCGATACGGCGGAGAGAGTGGCTTCTGCAATGAGAAAAAAGGGACTCCCCGTTGCCTTGGTAACATCTGTGGGCCTCAATGAGACCGAAATTGAGAGCACGCTGAGGAGGATCCGAGACGCAGGGGAGATAAGAG TCATCATCATGTGCATGCACTCTGTGTTGCTCGGAGGAGAGCACCAGGCCACTTTTCTCATCAAGGCACAACAAATGGGTCTAACTTCCGGCAAGTACGTTTTTGTGCCCTACGATGCCCTGCACTACAGTTTGCCCTACAACGCCCCCTACTTTGCCCTGcaaaacaatagcaggctgaGTGAAGCCTATGACGCTGTGCTCACAATCACCATAGTCTCAGATGGTGTGTCTTTCACTGAGGCGTACACGGCTGTGAAAGAAAGTGGGGAAGTGGCATTGAGTGCTCCTGCAGAGGAG GTTAATCCATTATTTGGAACCATTTATAATGGCATCTATCTCCTGGCCAAGTCCATCCACAAGACCAGAAAAGCTGCAATGCCTCTTTCAGGATCAAATCTGGCCTACTTCACCAAAAATATAACTTTTAGTGGCTTCAATCAGAAAGTGCAAGTTGACAACAGAGGTGAAATACAAACTAGTTATGTCATCCTGGACACCAGCGAAGGTGGCAGCCAGCTTTACCCGACCTATGTAGTGGATCTCAAATCAAAGAGGCTTCGGTTTGCTGGGAGGTCCATTTCTTTCCCAGGAGGGTCTCCGCCACCGTCAGATTCTAGCTGCTGGTTTGTTCAGAGTGTTCTATGCAAAGGAG GTGTGGAGGTCACATATATCATAGTAGTGTTTGCTGTCACCTTGGCTCTGGTTATAACAGGACTTATCATCAGTTTATACGTCAG GCGAAGACTTCAGCAAATCCAGCTGATCAAAGGCCCAAATCGGGTCCTGCTGACTTTAGAGGATCTTACTTTTATCAATCCTCAGACAAGCAAGAGG AAAATTACTTTAGAGGATATGAGTGAGTCCAAAAGTGCCCTGGAGGAAAAATCTGCTGACCGCTCACATTCAGTAAACAGCATCCACACAGCAACACATGAAACCACCAATGTGGCCATATTTGAG GGGGACTGGGTGTGGCTAAAGAAATTTGAGGATGGACATTTCAAGGAGCTGAAGCAGAGCAGCACAAAGATTTTTACCAAG ATGAAGGACTTGAGAAATGAAAACGTGAATCCTTTCCTCGGCTTCTTCACGGAAAGCTCCATGTTTGCGGTGGTGACGGAGCACTGCTCAAGGGGAAGTTTGCAGGACCTCCTTCGGAACGATGATGTAAAATTAGATTGGATGTTCAAATCCTCGCTTGTGCTTGACCTCATCAAG GGTATGAAATACCTCCACCACAGGGATTTCCCACATGGCCGGCTAAAATCTCGAAACTGCGTGGTGGACGGGCGCTTTGTGCTTAAGATTACAGACTATGGCTTTAATGAACTGCTAGAGTCTCAGAAAGCTCCAGCGGAGAAACCTCCACCAGAAG ACCTTTTTTGGACTGCTCCAGAGATCCTGAGGGATCTTACGAGCTCCCGTAAAGGAACCTACAAGGGGGATGTATACAGTTTTTCCATTATTCTCCAAGAGGTGGTGGCCCGAGGAGCGCCGTACTGCATGTTGGGCCTGCCACCTGAAG agatCATTCGAAAAGTGAAGAAGCCTCCCCCAATGTGTCGACCCACTGTTTCTCCTGACCAGGCTCCTCTGGAATGTATCCAGCTAATGAAACAGTGCTGGGGCGAGCTTCCGGACCGAAGACCCAATTTTGATGAGATTTTTGACAGG TTCAAGATCATCAACAAAGGTAAGAAGACCAACATCATTGACTCCATGTTGAGGATGTTGGAGCAGTACAGTTCCAATTTGGAGGACCTCATCCGAGAGCGAACGGAGGAGCTGGAGGCGGAGAAGCACCGGACGGAGAAGCTGCTCTCTGAAATGCTGCCACC GTCTGTGGCCGAGGCACTAAAAACTGGCGCCACAGTGGAGCCGGAGTACTTCGACCAGGTTACAATCTACTTCAGTGATATTGTGGGTTTCACCACAATATCATCGCTCAGTGACCCCATTGAGGTGGTCGATCTTCTCAATGACCTTTACACTCTGTTTGATGCTGTGCTTAGCAACCACGATGTCTACAAG GTGGAGACAATCGGGGATGCTTACATGGTGGCATCAGGCTTGCCTAAGAGAAACGGCAACAAGCACGCTGCTGAAGTCGCCAACATGTCTCTGAACATTCTTAGTTCAGTGGGTACCTTCCGCATGCGCCACATGCCCGATGTTCCTGTCCGGATACGGATAGGGATTCACTCAG GCCCCTGTGTTGCTGGTGTAGTGGGCCTGACTATGCCTCGATATTGCCTGTTTGGAGACACCGTCAACACTGCCTCAAGAATGGAATCCACAGGACTGC CTTATAGAATCCACGTAAACCTGAGCACTGTCAACATCCTGCGCTCTCTCAAGGAAGGTTATAAAATAGAATGCAGGGGCAAGACGGAGCTGAAG GGGAAAGGTATTGAAGAGACGTACTGGCTCGTGGGGAAGTCTGACTTTGCAAAGCCTTTGCCAAAACCGCCAGAGATAAAACCGGG TGTCAACTGGCAGGAGATGGTGACAAACGAGATCAAGACCCTCTTCCACAAGGCTAACAGGCCGATGgacatacaaaaaaagatcGCAAAGGAAGGAAAGATGTAG
- the gucy2f gene encoding retinal guanylyl cyclase 2 isoform X3 produces MPLSGSNLAYFTKNITFSGFNQKVQVDNRGEIQTSYVILDTSEGGSQLYPTYVVDLKSKRLRFAGRSISFPGGSPPPSDSSCWFVQSVLCKGGVEVTYIIVVFAVTLALVITGLIISLYVRRRLQQIQLIKGPNRVLLTLEDLTFINPQTSKRKITLEDMSESKSALEEKSADRSHSVNSIHTATHETTNVAIFEGDWVWLKKFEDGHFKELKQSSTKIFTKMKDLRNENVNPFLGFFTESSMFAVVTEHCSRGSLQDLLRNDDVKLDWMFKSSLVLDLIKGMKYLHHRDFPHGRLKSRNCVVDGRFVLKITDYGFNELLESQKAPAEKPPPEDLFWTAPEILRDLTSSRKGTYKGDVYSFSIILQEVVARGAPYCMLGLPPEEIIRKVKKPPPMCRPTVSPDQAPLECIQLMKQCWGELPDRRPNFDEIFDRFKIINKGKKTNIIDSMLRMLEQYSSNLEDLIRERTEELEAEKHRTEKLLSEMLPPSVAEALKTGATVEPEYFDQVTIYFSDIVGFTTISSLSDPIEVVDLLNDLYTLFDAVLSNHDVYKVETIGDAYMVASGLPKRNGNKHAAEVANMSLNILSSVGTFRMRHMPDVPVRIRIGIHSGPCVAGVVGLTMPRYCLFGDTVNTASRMESTGLPYRIHVNLSTVNILRSLKEGYKIECRGKTELKGKGIEETYWLVGKSDFAKPLPKPPEIKPGVNWQEMVTNEIKTLFHKANRPMDIQKKIAKEGKM; encoded by the exons ATGCCTCTTTCAGGATCAAATCTGGCCTACTTCACCAAAAATATAACTTTTAGTGGCTTCAATCAGAAAGTGCAAGTTGACAACAGAGGTGAAATACAAACTAGTTATGTCATCCTGGACACCAGCGAAGGTGGCAGCCAGCTTTACCCGACCTATGTAGTGGATCTCAAATCAAAGAGGCTTCGGTTTGCTGGGAGGTCCATTTCTTTCCCAGGAGGGTCTCCGCCACCGTCAGATTCTAGCTGCTGGTTTGTTCAGAGTGTTCTATGCAAAGGAG GTGTGGAGGTCACATATATCATAGTAGTGTTTGCTGTCACCTTGGCTCTGGTTATAACAGGACTTATCATCAGTTTATACGTCAG GCGAAGACTTCAGCAAATCCAGCTGATCAAAGGCCCAAATCGGGTCCTGCTGACTTTAGAGGATCTTACTTTTATCAATCCTCAGACAAGCAAGAGG AAAATTACTTTAGAGGATATGAGTGAGTCCAAAAGTGCCCTGGAGGAAAAATCTGCTGACCGCTCACATTCAGTAAACAGCATCCACACAGCAACACATGAAACCACCAATGTGGCCATATTTGAG GGGGACTGGGTGTGGCTAAAGAAATTTGAGGATGGACATTTCAAGGAGCTGAAGCAGAGCAGCACAAAGATTTTTACCAAG ATGAAGGACTTGAGAAATGAAAACGTGAATCCTTTCCTCGGCTTCTTCACGGAAAGCTCCATGTTTGCGGTGGTGACGGAGCACTGCTCAAGGGGAAGTTTGCAGGACCTCCTTCGGAACGATGATGTAAAATTAGATTGGATGTTCAAATCCTCGCTTGTGCTTGACCTCATCAAG GGTATGAAATACCTCCACCACAGGGATTTCCCACATGGCCGGCTAAAATCTCGAAACTGCGTGGTGGACGGGCGCTTTGTGCTTAAGATTACAGACTATGGCTTTAATGAACTGCTAGAGTCTCAGAAAGCTCCAGCGGAGAAACCTCCACCAGAAG ACCTTTTTTGGACTGCTCCAGAGATCCTGAGGGATCTTACGAGCTCCCGTAAAGGAACCTACAAGGGGGATGTATACAGTTTTTCCATTATTCTCCAAGAGGTGGTGGCCCGAGGAGCGCCGTACTGCATGTTGGGCCTGCCACCTGAAG agatCATTCGAAAAGTGAAGAAGCCTCCCCCAATGTGTCGACCCACTGTTTCTCCTGACCAGGCTCCTCTGGAATGTATCCAGCTAATGAAACAGTGCTGGGGCGAGCTTCCGGACCGAAGACCCAATTTTGATGAGATTTTTGACAGG TTCAAGATCATCAACAAAGGTAAGAAGACCAACATCATTGACTCCATGTTGAGGATGTTGGAGCAGTACAGTTCCAATTTGGAGGACCTCATCCGAGAGCGAACGGAGGAGCTGGAGGCGGAGAAGCACCGGACGGAGAAGCTGCTCTCTGAAATGCTGCCACC GTCTGTGGCCGAGGCACTAAAAACTGGCGCCACAGTGGAGCCGGAGTACTTCGACCAGGTTACAATCTACTTCAGTGATATTGTGGGTTTCACCACAATATCATCGCTCAGTGACCCCATTGAGGTGGTCGATCTTCTCAATGACCTTTACACTCTGTTTGATGCTGTGCTTAGCAACCACGATGTCTACAAG GTGGAGACAATCGGGGATGCTTACATGGTGGCATCAGGCTTGCCTAAGAGAAACGGCAACAAGCACGCTGCTGAAGTCGCCAACATGTCTCTGAACATTCTTAGTTCAGTGGGTACCTTCCGCATGCGCCACATGCCCGATGTTCCTGTCCGGATACGGATAGGGATTCACTCAG GCCCCTGTGTTGCTGGTGTAGTGGGCCTGACTATGCCTCGATATTGCCTGTTTGGAGACACCGTCAACACTGCCTCAAGAATGGAATCCACAGGACTGC CTTATAGAATCCACGTAAACCTGAGCACTGTCAACATCCTGCGCTCTCTCAAGGAAGGTTATAAAATAGAATGCAGGGGCAAGACGGAGCTGAAG GGGAAAGGTATTGAAGAGACGTACTGGCTCGTGGGGAAGTCTGACTTTGCAAAGCCTTTGCCAAAACCGCCAGAGATAAAACCGGG TGTCAACTGGCAGGAGATGGTGACAAACGAGATCAAGACCCTCTTCCACAAGGCTAACAGGCCGATGgacatacaaaaaaagatcGCAAAGGAAGGAAAGATGTAG
- the gucy2f gene encoding retinal guanylyl cyclase 2 isoform X2 — MNHFQPVWEHSHPTAVIIKSRHTLLAPPFCNFLLWLLLGLLTFPGCVHCLAFKVGILGPWNCDPIFYKTLPAAAARLATYRINGDLSLNLGLKMDFVILQEPCETSKALTEFINYENMADAFVGPTNPGYCTAASLLAKNWDKPIFSHGCVNFELDSITAFPTFSRTVPFPSEVLFTVLKHFHWANMVVVSSNEDIWIDTAERVASAMRKKGLPVALVTSVGLNETEIESTLRRIRDAGEIRVIIMCMHSVLLGGEHQATFLIKAQQMGLTSGKYVFVPYDALHYSLPYNAPYFALQNNSRLSEAYDAVLTITIVSDGVSFTEAYTAVKESGEVALSAPAEEVNPLFGTIYNGIYLLAKSIHKTRKAAMPLSGSNLAYFTKNITFSGFNQKVQVDNRGEIQTSYVILDTSEGGSQLYPTYVVDLKSKRLRFAGRSISFPGGSPPPSDSSCWFVQSVLCKGGVEVTYIIVVFAVTLALVITGLIISLYVRRRLQQIQLIKGPNRVLLTLEDLTFINPQTSKRKITLEDMSESKSALEEKSADRSHSVNSIHTATHETTNVAIFEGDWVWLKKFEDGHFKELKQSSTKIFTKMKDLRNENVNPFLGFFTESSMFAVVTEHCSRGSLQDLLRNDDVKLDWMFKSSLVLDLIKGMKYLHHRDFPHGRLKSRNCVVDGRFVLKITDYGFNELLESQKAPAEKPPPEDLFWTAPEILRDLTSSRKGTYKGDVYSFSIILQEVVARGAPYCMLGLPPEEIIRKVKKPPPMCRPTVSPDQAPLECIQLMKQCWGELPDRRPNFDEIFDRFKIINKGKKTNIIDSMLRMLEQYSSNLEDLIRERTEELEAEKHRTEKLLSEMLPPSVAEALKTGATVEPEYFDQVTIYFSDIVGFTTISSLSDPIEVVDLLNDLYTLFDAVLSNHDVYKVETIGDAYMVASGLPKRNGNKHAAEVANMSLNILSSVGTFRMRHMPDVPVRIRIGIHSGPCVAGVVGLTMPRYCLFGDTVNTASRMESTGLPYRIHVNLSTVNILRSLKEGYKIECRGKTELKGKGIEETYWLVGKSDFAKPLPKPPEIKPGVNWQEMVTNEIKTLFHKANRPMDIQKKIAKEGKM; from the exons ATGAATCATTTTCAACCTGTATGGGAGCACAGCCATCCAACTGCGGTTATAATAAAAAGCAGGCATACACTTCTGGCACCACCTTTTTGTAACTTTCTTCTATGGCTCTTGCTGGGATTATTGACGTTCCCTGGCTGTGTCCACTGTCTGGCATTCAAAGTGGGCATTCTGGGGCCTTGGAACTGCGACCCGATCTTCTACAAGACGTTGCCGGCTGCCGCCGCAAGGCTGGCGACATACAGGATTAACGGAGACCTCAGTTTAAATTTAGGTCTGAAGAtggattttgtcattttacaagagCCTTGTGAAACTTCTAAAGCTCTTACTGAATTTATAAACTATGAGAATATGGCAGATGCATTCGTGGGACCAACGAATCCGGGATATTGTACTGCAGCATCACTGTTGGCAAAGAACTGGGACAAGCCCATCTTCTCTCACGGCTGCGTCAATTTTGAGCTGGACAGCATTACTGCGTTCCCAACATTTTCCAGGACCGTACCATTTCCTTCTGAGGTTCTTTTCACGGTGCTGAAGCACTTCCACTGGGCTAACATGGTGGTGGTGTCCTCCAATGAGGACATCTGGATCGATACGGCGGAGAGAGTGGCTTCTGCAATGAGAAAAAAGGGACTCCCCGTTGCCTTGGTAACATCTGTGGGCCTCAATGAGACCGAAATTGAGAGCACGCTGAGGAGGATCCGAGACGCAGGGGAGATAAGAG TCATCATCATGTGCATGCACTCTGTGTTGCTCGGAGGAGAGCACCAGGCCACTTTTCTCATCAAGGCACAACAAATGGGTCTAACTTCCGGCAAGTACGTTTTTGTGCCCTACGATGCCCTGCACTACAGTTTGCCCTACAACGCCCCCTACTTTGCCCTGcaaaacaatagcaggctgaGTGAAGCCTATGACGCTGTGCTCACAATCACCATAGTCTCAGATGGTGTGTCTTTCACTGAGGCGTACACGGCTGTGAAAGAAAGTGGGGAAGTGGCATTGAGTGCTCCTGCAGAGGAG GTTAATCCATTATTTGGAACCATTTATAATGGCATCTATCTCCTGGCCAAGTCCATCCACAAGACCAGAAAAGCTGCAATGCCTCTTTCAGGATCAAATCTGGCCTACTTCACCAAAAATATAACTTTTAGTGGCTTCAATCAGAAAGTGCAAGTTGACAACAGAGGTGAAATACAAACTAGTTATGTCATCCTGGACACCAGCGAAGGTGGCAGCCAGCTTTACCCGACCTATGTAGTGGATCTCAAATCAAAGAGGCTTCGGTTTGCTGGGAGGTCCATTTCTTTCCCAGGAGGGTCTCCGCCACCGTCAGATTCTAGCTGCTGGTTTGTTCAGAGTGTTCTATGCAAAGGAG GTGTGGAGGTCACATATATCATAGTAGTGTTTGCTGTCACCTTGGCTCTGGTTATAACAGGACTTATCATCAGTTTATACGTCAG GCGAAGACTTCAGCAAATCCAGCTGATCAAAGGCCCAAATCGGGTCCTGCTGACTTTAGAGGATCTTACTTTTATCAATCCTCAGACAAGCAAGAGG AAAATTACTTTAGAGGATATGAGTGAGTCCAAAAGTGCCCTGGAGGAAAAATCTGCTGACCGCTCACATTCAGTAAACAGCATCCACACAGCAACACATGAAACCACCAATGTGGCCATATTTGAG GGGGACTGGGTGTGGCTAAAGAAATTTGAGGATGGACATTTCAAGGAGCTGAAGCAGAGCAGCACAAAGATTTTTACCAAG ATGAAGGACTTGAGAAATGAAAACGTGAATCCTTTCCTCGGCTTCTTCACGGAAAGCTCCATGTTTGCGGTGGTGACGGAGCACTGCTCAAGGGGAAGTTTGCAGGACCTCCTTCGGAACGATGATGTAAAATTAGATTGGATGTTCAAATCCTCGCTTGTGCTTGACCTCATCAAG GGTATGAAATACCTCCACCACAGGGATTTCCCACATGGCCGGCTAAAATCTCGAAACTGCGTGGTGGACGGGCGCTTTGTGCTTAAGATTACAGACTATGGCTTTAATGAACTGCTAGAGTCTCAGAAAGCTCCAGCGGAGAAACCTCCACCAGAAG ACCTTTTTTGGACTGCTCCAGAGATCCTGAGGGATCTTACGAGCTCCCGTAAAGGAACCTACAAGGGGGATGTATACAGTTTTTCCATTATTCTCCAAGAGGTGGTGGCCCGAGGAGCGCCGTACTGCATGTTGGGCCTGCCACCTGAAG agatCATTCGAAAAGTGAAGAAGCCTCCCCCAATGTGTCGACCCACTGTTTCTCCTGACCAGGCTCCTCTGGAATGTATCCAGCTAATGAAACAGTGCTGGGGCGAGCTTCCGGACCGAAGACCCAATTTTGATGAGATTTTTGACAGG TTCAAGATCATCAACAAAGGTAAGAAGACCAACATCATTGACTCCATGTTGAGGATGTTGGAGCAGTACAGTTCCAATTTGGAGGACCTCATCCGAGAGCGAACGGAGGAGCTGGAGGCGGAGAAGCACCGGACGGAGAAGCTGCTCTCTGAAATGCTGCCACC GTCTGTGGCCGAGGCACTAAAAACTGGCGCCACAGTGGAGCCGGAGTACTTCGACCAGGTTACAATCTACTTCAGTGATATTGTGGGTTTCACCACAATATCATCGCTCAGTGACCCCATTGAGGTGGTCGATCTTCTCAATGACCTTTACACTCTGTTTGATGCTGTGCTTAGCAACCACGATGTCTACAAG GTGGAGACAATCGGGGATGCTTACATGGTGGCATCAGGCTTGCCTAAGAGAAACGGCAACAAGCACGCTGCTGAAGTCGCCAACATGTCTCTGAACATTCTTAGTTCAGTGGGTACCTTCCGCATGCGCCACATGCCCGATGTTCCTGTCCGGATACGGATAGGGATTCACTCAG GCCCCTGTGTTGCTGGTGTAGTGGGCCTGACTATGCCTCGATATTGCCTGTTTGGAGACACCGTCAACACTGCCTCAAGAATGGAATCCACAGGACTGC CTTATAGAATCCACGTAAACCTGAGCACTGTCAACATCCTGCGCTCTCTCAAGGAAGGTTATAAAATAGAATGCAGGGGCAAGACGGAGCTGAAG GGGAAAGGTATTGAAGAGACGTACTGGCTCGTGGGGAAGTCTGACTTTGCAAAGCCTTTGCCAAAACCGCCAGAGATAAAACCGGG TGTCAACTGGCAGGAGATGGTGACAAACGAGATCAAGACCCTCTTCCACAAGGCTAACAGGCCGATGgacatacaaaaaaagatcGCAAAGGAAGGAAAGATGTAG
- the serpinh1b gene encoding serpin H1b: MWVRILVALCLLALATSAEEKKLSGHAFTLADNSVNLAFSLYHNMAKAKETENILISPVVLASSLGMVALGGKSSTAAQAKTLLHADKLKDEHLHVGLSELLSEVSDAKTRNTTWKINNRLYGPSSVAFADDFVKSSKKHYNYDHSKINFRDKRSAVNSINEWAAKSTGGKLPEITKEVVKTDGAMIVNAMFFKPHWDQKFHEKMVDSRGFLVTRSLTVSVSMMHRTGLYDFYDDKQNRLYVLDMPLGQKQASMILIMPYHLEPLERLEKLLTKTQVDTWLSKMQNRAVAISLPKVSLEVSHNIQKHLAELGLTEAVDKAKADLSNISGKKDLYLSDFFHASALELTTDGNPFDTSIYGSEKLREPKLFYVDHPFLFLVKDSKTKSILYIGRLVRPNGDKMRDEL; the protein is encoded by the exons ATGTGGGTGAGAATCCTCGTAGCTCTTTGCCTGCTGGCTCTTGCAACCTCAGCAGAGGAGAAGAAGCTGAGCGGCCATGCATTTACGCTGGCTGACAACAGTGTGAATCTGGCCTTTAG CCTCTACCACAACATGGCAAAGGCGAAGGAGACAGAGAATATTCTTATCTCGCCTGTCGTACTGGCCTCCTCTTTGGGAATGGTCGCCCTCGGGGGAAAATCATCCACGGCCGCACAGGCCAAAACCTTGCTGCACGCTGACAAACTCAAGGATGAGCATCTGCACGTGGGCCTCTCTGAGCTCCTCTCAGAG GTGAGCGACGCCAAAACGCGCAACACCACATGGAAGATCAACAACCGTCTGTACGGGCCCAGCTCAGTGGCTTTCGCTGATGACTTTGTGAAGAGCAGCAAGAAGCACTATAATTACGATCATTCTAAAATAAACTTCCGCGACAAGAGGAGTGCAGTGAACTCCATCAATGAGTGGGCAGCCAAGTCGACCGGTGGCAAGCTGCCAGAGATTACCAAAGAGGTGGTCAAGACCGACGGGGCCATGATCGTCAACGCTATGTTTTTCAAGC CTCACTGGGATCAAAAGTTCCATGAAAAGATGGTGGACAGCCGCGGCTTCCTGGTGACCCGCTCTTTAACAGTTTCTGTTTCCATGATGCACCGCACTG GTCTGTACGACTTCTATGACGATAAGCAGAACCGTCTCTATGTTCTGGACATGCCTCTGGGTCAGAAGCAAGCCTCAATGATCCTCATTATGCCATACCATTTGGAACCCCTCGAACGGCTAGAAAAACTGCTGACGAAGACACAGGTGGACACCTGGCTCAGTAAAATGCAGAATAGGGCCGTGGCCATCTCGCTGCCCAAAGTCTCCTTGGAAGTCAGCCACAACATCCAG AAACATCTGGCTGAGCTGGGCCTGACTGAAGCAGTGGACAAGGCCAAGGCAGACCTTTCTAACATCTCTGGAAAAAAGGACCTTTACCTCTCTGACTTCTTCCATGCGTCCGCCTTGGAGTTGACCACGGACGGAAACCCGTTCGACACCAGCATCTATGGCTCCGAGAAGCTTAGGGAGCCTAAGCTTTTCTACGTGGATCACCCCTTTCTTTTCCTGGTGAAAGACAGCAAGACAAAGTCCATCCTATATATTGGCCGTTTGGTTCGACCCAATGGAGATAAGATGCGCGATGAGCTGTAA